In Cryptomeria japonica chromosome 5, Sugi_1.0, whole genome shotgun sequence, the genomic window CAACAATAAGATGATCTTCTCATTATCATTGTtgtcattaattgaaatagaagtaagatatatatatatatctaatatgTAAAATTGGTGTAGATACAATTCCTATTAAACCTTAATCTATTTGTATTCATGTCTTCGATAATATGGGTCAATAGATGTTAGATACAATCACACTACTCATTATGGTAGTACTGATGAATTTACCTACATTCACTAATGTTATGATCAATTTTCTTCCATACAATCTTTTTCTTGGTAGGTCATATATTCAAGCCATTGGGGAAGACCTGTCTACCCTTCCTTTATAATAATTAAGTTTCTACAATTGAAGATTATAAAATTAAAGTAGTTTCTTATAAGTACATATTGGTTGTTAACCTCCTATGTCCACATCTCTTAGCATTTTGATTCTATCTCCAAGAAAACTAGATCCACCGCCTATTCCTGATGACTATATAATAGGTAAAGATTGTAGATCACTTGCTACTTATTACTTATTACTttagtcttatgactagattggtAAATTTCCATGTCTATATGTATATAGAAAGCAATAAAGATAGTATGCTATGTGGACGAAACAATTCGCaaacaaatatattaaataaaaactaAAAGATAATATGCTATGTGGACGACCGAGGTTCGGGTGTCGAAGGCAACATAGTTGAGGAAGACCCAGCATAAGAATTAAGAGCATCACCATATACAACTACAAGCATATTCACAGGAACATACGGCAATGGAGAGTCAAATTCTATGATCTTTAATACCTCTCTCATCCTGGGTCTTGCTTTTGGGTCCAGATGAGAACATAACAATCCCACTAACATCAACCGTTCCATTTCCTCAATATTGAAATTCCCCTCTAGCTTTTTGTCTGCCGCATCCAAAATCTTCCCTTGTTTACGCAAACCCCATACCCAGGCCACCACTCTGAAATCGTATTCTTTTAAGGTGTAATCAATGGGTTGTCTTCCACAGGCAATTTCCAAAGCCACAGCTCCAAAACTATACACATCTGATTCTGGGCTCGCCTTCCCAGTTTCTATATACTCTGGTGCTAAATACCCACGTGTTCCTGTAACCATGGTTGTACTCGCGGCAGCGTGATCAGATTCTACCACTCTTGCCAGACCAAAATCCCCCAACTTTACATTGAAATTTGAGTCCAACAACACATTGCTGGCCTTCACGTCTCTGTGAACTATGCGCTGATCCCACTCCTCATGAAGATAAATCAAAGCAGATGCTATCCCACAAGCAACGCTGTACCTTCGCTGCCAATTCAAACAAACCTTgctttcattgaatatatatttATCGAGACTTCCATTCGGGAGAAACTCGTAAACAAGAAGCAAGTCTCCTTGTTCATGGCACCATCCCAAGAGTCGCACAAGGTTACGGTGTCTCAACTTACTGATTATTGTAACCTCTGAGATATACTCTTTCCTTCCCTGCCTCGATCCTTGGGCTATTCTCTTTATGGCCACTGTCTCATTGGTTGTAGGCAAGATGCCTCTGTAGACTCCTTCGAAGCCTCCTTTTCCCAGTAATTCATCCTTGCTGAAGTTACGGGTAGCCTCGTTGAGTTGAGCATAAGAGAACTTGAACGGGCCTTGAGCTAACTGTTCGTCTAGCTCTATGTCTCCTTCCTCACGCCTTGCTTCTCTCAGTTTGAAGTACCACCGCCTGGCAATACACAAAAAATAGCAGATGCCCACGAAGCAGACGAAGAGGGATATCATAATAATTTTCCTCCTACCATATTGAGTTCTTGATGGGGAGGAAATATCCCATGAATATGTACAAGAAAAATTCCACGCTGAGACTGTGTGGGTTTCTATTGCAGCTATTCCAATGGTTGTGGAGAGGCCAAACCTGACCTCCTCCGGAAAAAAGCTACGGAGATCTATGTGATATGTCAAAATCGGGCTTCTGGGTTTAGTAATATTATTGAGATTAGTAGAAGGGTTAGACAAAAGAAATACCTGTAACTTTTTTGTACTCCCATCATAATCTACCCACGCGTCCCAAGCTCTTCCATTTTTGAGAGTTTTGTTTAGGAATTCAGGTTCAGAGTTAAGCGAAAAGATGGCCTTGGAAACAAGTGAGTTGACGTCAATTCCCACATGGTTATCATCGGGGTCAAATTCATCCTTGAATGTGTCGAACTCGACGGCCACTACAGGATTTGTAATTTTACCATCTGTGGTTCGATTATAAAGGCCCAGCAAACTGCCCCAACCACTTGAAGGTGGTTTAGAGTCGAAAGGGGCGAAAAAGAAAGTGAGTCCGTCCCCTGAAAGCATGCTGGTGCTTACAATAACGAACTGAAAATATGATGTAAAACTTGCGAGAGCCCCCGAAGGCTTGTTCCAAAGAGGAATTGGTTGGTTGTAAGTGGCCCAGCCTACACTCCGTGTCAAATTACCCACAAATTCATTTCTGGAGAGTTGTATTTTTTCCCCTTCGAAGTAAGCATCAGGATCTGGTTTGATACCTGTTTGGGGAGGGAAAGCAAAGCTAATTTTTCCTACGCATTCCATATAAGAGAATAGAGTGACGATCAaggagaagaaaaggaagagcatccAAATGGAGCGGTTTGCCATAGTAGTATTCTTGGGAACAATCTCATTTTAATGAGAGTACCCCACTCTATTATCGTTAATAGCTGAGTGAAATGGTAGCACCAAATTCAATCGTTAGGTGTCAGTCTAAAGTTATTGACAATTGACTACTATCTAAATGGACCAAATAAAACCACAAGATGGGTAGATGGGGAAGGGCAAAAGTCAACGAAAAATAGTTATTAAACTTATAAAACTAGTACTTTGTTAACTAAGAAAAGGGGAAAGATTTAATAGATTTTCAAAGTGGGTCTATGATGGGTCTGAAATTTACATGATACTCATCAAGAAGACCAAAGAAAATGATCTCATCTCACACATTTGTTTTGTTGAAAAATCATTAAATTCAatagattttaaaataaaatacaatagtaGTGAGCATAAGGGAAGGAAGAGTGTCTAAGTAGAACAGTTTGTCATTATTTTTGGAAACAATCACATTTTAATTAGAGTATATATTATTATAGATATTAGGTTTAAGAAATGGTAGcatcaaattcaatttttaaaagtAAATCTAAAATTATTGACTATTaactattatttaaatgaaatagaCGAGTCAgatatttgaaaaaagaaaaaaattaactaaaacaaACTATTTGtgtataaaaatatttataatatctTAAATTATTAAACATGTCACTTTGTTGtggaggataagaagaaagattttAATAGATTTTTAAGCGGATTTATGATGGGTATGTAATTCACATTGTACATGTCTAGAAGGGAATACATAATAAAGTTGGAGAAAAGAAAACATCATGTTATTTAATATCTGATAAAGATCCACT contains:
- the LOC131075122 gene encoding L-type lectin-domain containing receptor kinase IX.1-like gives rise to the protein MECVGKISFAFPPQTGIKPDPDAYFEGEKIQLSRNEFVGNLTRSVGWATYNQPIPLWNKPSGALASFTSYFQFVIVSTSMLSGDGLTFFFAPFDSKPPSSGWGSLLGLYNRTTDGKITNPVVAVEFDTFKDEFDPDDNHVGIDVNSLVSKAIFSLNSEPEFLNKTLKNGRAWDAWVDYDGSTKKLQVFLLSNPSTNLNNITKPRSPILTYHIDLRSFFPEEVRFGLSTTIGIAAIETHTVSAWNFSCTYSWDISSPSRTQYGRRKIIMISLFVCFVGICYFLCIARRWYFKLREARREEGDIELDEQLAQGPFKFSYAQLNEATRNFSKDELLGKGGFEGVYRGILPTTNETVAIKRIAQGSRQGRKEYISEVTIISKLRHRNLVRLLGWCHEQGDLLLVYEFLPNGSLDKYIFNESKVCLNWQRRYSVACGIASALIYLHEEWDQRIVHRDVKASNVLLDSNFNVKLGDFGLARVVESDHAAASTTMVTGTRGYLAPEYIETGKASPESDVYSFGAVALEIACGRQPIDYTLKEYDFRVVAWVWGLRKQGKILDAADKKLEGNFNIEEMERLMLVGLLCSHLDPKARPRMREVLKIIEFDSPLPYVPVNMLVVVYGDALNSYAGSSSTMLPSTPEPRSST